The Gracilibacillus caseinilyticus genome segment TCATCAATATGAATATTATCCATAATCTATGCAGGATGATTGTCGCTAACGATAGTACATCGTTGTTAAAACAGCTCTATCCTGTACGCACGAAACAGCTTTTAATCAGTGATTCGGCCAATCAAACCTTATATTATGTAAAAAAAAAGCTATCTATTTCGGAAATATCAAGCATCAGGCGTTTGAAAGAAAGTACGATTAAAGATCATCTTATCGAAATCGCCTATGCCGCAAAGGAGTTTCAATGGCAGCATTATGTAAATCATCACGATTATCAACTGATCCAATCTGTAATTATTAATACAAATTCCAAAAAGTTAAAAGACTTAAAAGTACAATTGCCTACTAATATTAATTATTTCCAAATAAAGCTCGTACTAGCAATGGAACAACAAGGAGAGAGGAGGAAGGACGATGCATGATCATAAGTTAGAACAGTATTTACAGTATTATTTTGGATATAGCTCATTTCGAAAAGGGCAAAAAGCCATCATACAATCCGTATTGAATAAGGAACATGTATTTGCTGTTCTGCCTACTGGTACGGGAAAATCGATCTGTTACCAACTGCCAGCCATGATGCTGGATGGTACTGTCATCGTTGTTTCTCCATTACTCTCTTTGATGGAAGATCAGGTGAAACAGCTGAAAGCAAATGGTTTTAAAAAAGTTGCCGCATTAAACAGCATGTTAACGTATCAGGAGAAAGAATCAATCTTAAGCAGGATCGGCAGTTATAAATTAATTTATGTATCACCTGAAATGTTACAGAGTAATCGAATCATCCGAAAAATAAAACAACTGCAGATAAATTTATTTGTCATTGATGAAGCGCATTGTATTTCACAATGGGGGCATGAATTCCGACCAGATTATTTACGAATAACAGCTATACATCAAACGTTGGGAAACCCACCACTTTTAGCACTTACTGCAACGGCAACGCCAGATGTACAGCGTGACATTATAAAGGTTTTACAATTGGAGCAAGTGAGTACTTTCATCTACCCAATGGATAAACCAAATATCTCGCTAGTGTTGGAATCCGTCACGCAATTACATGAAAAACAAGAGCGTATCGCCGAATTAGTGAATACGTACCGAGTCCCAACTTTAATTTATTTCTCAAGCAGAGAAGAAACAGCAAAGGTTGCAGCCTATTTACAATCTGCGGTTAAAGATCGAAGTATTGCATTTTACCATGGTGGTTTGGATAATCAGGATCGCCTTTTAATTCAGCAACAATTTATGAACAATCAAATTGATATTGTTTGTTGCACAAATGCATTTGGTATGGGAATCAACAAGAAAGATATTCAACTTGTTATTCATTATCATATTCCAAGCCAAATTGAATCATTTATTCAGGAATTAGGAAGAGCCGGCAGAGAAGGCCAGGAAGTGGTAAGTCTTACATTGTTTCATGAAAGTGATGCTTTTATTCCGAGGCGATTAATAGAATCAGAACTTCCATCCTTATCATTGATTAAACAGCAACTTGACATCATTTATCAAACAGAACCAACATTTGAAGAAGTGAAACAATCATTTTTATTACAGGCAAATGGTGTAGAAAGCCAGTGGCGTTTCTTTCAATATCAATTAGAGAGATTAGGCCTATTACGACAAGCTAACTGGCAAGTTAAAACTATATCGCAACAGGATGTATTAGAAGCTTTAGAAATAACAATGACAGAGAGAATGGGATATAAAGAACGAAAACTGTCTGAAATGCTGCAATGGGTTTACACTGATCATTGTCGAAGAAATGCATTGTTCCGTCATTTCCAAAACGATGTACAAGAACCGACATTCATGTGTTGCAGTTTCTGTGATTTTAAGTGGGATCATTGGCAACCTGAAGAGATGGTGAGAGAAAAGACTGTTCAAGAGTGGCACCAACTGTTATACGAATTATTATATCAAGGAGATCAAAATGAAAAACAGTCAAGAACAACTGATTAAAAAACTTTCAAGTAAACAATTGAAACAACAGATTTGGCTTTCACAGGGATTACTGTTATTACTGGCCATTACATTAATGTTTATCTTTTTTGACAGTGCAGCTGCATTTTTTAATCTCTTATCCTGGTCATGGTCTCAAATTGTCTTCTATAGTCTGTTTTCTGCATTGATCATTGTGGGTATAGATATAATGACGATGTATATTTTTCCGAAGAAATGGTGGGATGATGGGGGAGTTAACGAAAAAATATTTAAACAAGGTTCCTATATCGAAATTATAGTCCTTTGTTTCTGTATTGCCTTGGTAGAAGAATGGCTATTTCGTGGTATTGTTCAAACACAGTTTGGACTTTGGATAGCAAGTATTATTTTTGCATTAGTTCACACAAGATATTTAGCGAAACCCTTTTTATTTATTGCTGTCATCTTGTTAAGTTTCTGGATTGGACTTGTTTATCAGTGGACGGGCAACTTAACAACCGTTATCGCTTTGCATTTTTTTGTCGATTTATTTTTAGCATTGTTAATTCGGACAAGGGGGGTTCAGCATGCGCGATGATAATATGAATGAAGATCAAGCAGCATCACTCAGAGACCAAATAGAACGGCAGCAAGGTCAAGAAAACGATGCATTGCCACCTAGAAGTGAGGTCCACAAAAATAAAAAACAAAAATCAAAATGGAAAATCTCCTTTCCTTTAATCCGTTTTATGCTTATTTTATTTATTGCAATTATTGTATTAATATGGACGATGCGTTACTGGGGAGAGGAGTATTTATCAAAAGCCGTACAAGAGAAGAGTGATCATAGCGTGGAAGAAGTAACGATAAAGAGTAAGTCCTCTACCGTTGAGCAGCTACATCAAGAAGTGGATTTAGTTACACATGTTGTCCGGAAGATGGATAGTTTATTTTCAATATCTGAACAATACTACGGGACGAGTGAATATGTTGATATTATTATCGAAGCAAATGATATTGAAAATCGTACATTGATTGTTGGTCAAGAAATTACTATTCCTAATATAAATGCAGATTCGATCAGTAGCAGTTTGACAGACTAAACGATGGTTAGCCCCGCCTCCATGAACGAGACGGGGTTTATTAATATCTAAAAAATTTTTTTTCGGTCTCGCTCTTCTTTCAAAATTTCTACAGCTTCATGGAATCGTTGCGAATGGACAATTTCCCGTTCGCGTAAAAACTTCAAGGAATCATTAATAAACGGGTCGTCAGAAATATCTATAATCCACTGGTACGTGGCACGCGCTTTTTCTTCAGCCGCTATATCCTCATATAAATCAGCAATCGGATCCCCTTTTGCTTGAATGTATGTTGCTGTCCAAGGTGAGCCAGCAGCATTTTGGTAATAGAGAGCGTGATCATGATTAACAAAGTGCGCACCAAGTCCAGCAGCCTCTAACTCTTCTGGCGTGGCATCCTTTGTCAGTTTATAGATCATCGTAGCTATCATTTCAAGGTGGGCGAATTCTTCGGTGCCAATATCGTTTAACAGTCCGACTACTTTGTCCGGAATCGTATATCGTTGATTTAGATAACGTAATGCAGCAGACAGCTCTCCGTCAGCACCACCATATTGTTCGGTTAAATATTTGGCTAACTTTGGATTACACTTACTAACTTTCACCGGATATTGTAATTTCTTTTCGTAATACCACATTTCTAACTCACTCCTCGCTTCTTAGACTTGCCATGGCCATGGAGCATCTTTCCAATTCCAAGGATAACCGGAATAGCTTTGGCCGAATTGCATTAACGGACCAAATTCTTCTTCGAACTTATTCTTTAATTGACGGCTCTGAAAAGCGGCTTGATTAAATTGATTGATTGCATCAACGTCATCAGGATGGGTGTCCAGGTACAAGGTTAATTCCACTAAAACAAAATCAATTGCCTGAATCTGTTCTAGTTGCTGATAATAACTATCTGGCATTGATCGGGAATGGGTCATGAATCACTACGCTCCTTTCTTGGTGGATAATCATCATACAAACAAGGCCACAAAGTTCCGGCAAAAAGTGCTTCTCTTGCAGTTGGAAATTGTTCTAGATTTTTTGGCTGGAATCCTATATATAAATTCGGCGGCGTGGAATAACATTTTGTTTTGATTGGCTTGCAAGGATCGAACTTACTCACATACGGTGAATAGCATTTCGTTGTTGTAAATGACATAGCGAATAACTCCTTCCTCATAAAAATCATATTTGCGCTTCAAAATTAGTTTATGGGCAATAGAAGTTGTCCTATGACGGAATGTCGATAATAATGAATGATTTCACATTTATGCTTACGATTGGGTATACTATAAACATCCAACAAATTTCGATTTTATAAACAAGCTAGTTAACGTTCTTTGAACAAACATGTTAATATATTATTGGGTAAAATTTTCCCTCGATATCGTGATCTTCTAAGGGAATTATACATAATAGCATCGTTTATTAAGATTGGGTGTAGAATTGAAGGAGTGTATCAAACCATGCAACAGGAAAAAGCTATTGTTATCGGTGCAGGACCTTGTGGAATGTCTGCAGCGATAGAACTGCAAAATATTGGAATAGATCCATTACTCATTGAAAAAGGTAATATCGTCGATGCGATATATCAATATCCAACACATCAAACCTTTTTTAGTTCCAGTGATAAATTAGAGATTGGAGATGTCGCATTTGTCACAGAAAAAAACAAACCCGTACGAAATCAGGCATTAGCATATTATCGTACGGTTGCGATAAGAAAAAAGCTGCGAATTAACAGCTTTGAAGAGGTAATCGCAATCGAACATGTCAACGATCAATTCGAAATAACAACGACAAATCAATACCAGGAAAAGAAAACTTACCATGCAACTTATTGTGTTATAGCAACCGGATATTATGGTCAACCAAATTACTTGGGTATTAAAGGAGAAGAGCTTGATAAAGTACACCATTATTTTAAAGAAGCTCATCCATTTTACCAGCAAAATGTAGTCGTGATTGGCGGAAAGAATTCGGCAGTAGATGCAACGATTGAGCTGCATAAAGCAGGTGCAAATGTAACAGTGTTATATCGAGGAAGTGAATATTCGAAAAGCGTGAAGCCCTGGATATTACCAGAGTTCGCATCGCTGGTGAACCATGAAAAAATAACAATGGAGTTCAATGCAGAAGTGGAAGAAATCTCCACACACCATATTACGTATCACGTTAATGGAGAACGAAAGAAAATAGATAATGATTTTGTCTTTGCGATGACTGGTTACCGACCGAACCACCCCTTCCTGGAAAAAGCAGGAATTTCTATTGAGGAAGATACAGGAAAACCAGCATATCAACCTTCGACAATGGAAACGAATGTGGAAAACATTTACATTGCAGGTGTCATTGCTGCTGGTTTTGACAACAACGGTATATTTATTGAAAATGGTCGTTTTCATGGAGGATTGATAGCGGCATCTGTTCAGGAGAAAGAAAATAGTTAACTGCTTTAATGGAATTCCTTATCAAGGAAATATATGGAAGGATAAACAATCCCCACGAAACTTTAAGTTTGTCGTGGGGATTGTAGATGATGATCAGTCTTTAAATGCATGGATCATTTCATGATGTGATGCATGGTTTTCCAGTAATAACATGAGTTTCAGCCTTGCTTTTGGACCATTTAAATGGTTGGCAAAGATAACTCCCTTGTCAACTAAGGTACGACCACCACCTTCATATTGATAGGTTGGCTGTACGATGCCTTTATAACATCTAGATACCAGCAGTACCACTACGTTATGCTGTAATAAATGCTGGATTGCTGGCACTATCGTTGGCGGGACATTACCTTGTCCTAAACCCTCAATAATCAGCCCATCCGTCTTAGCCGGATCCAACATTTCGATTAATTCTTTAGGCATGCCAGCATATGCTTTCAGTAGCAGTACATTTTTACTTACAGCTGATATATCAAAAATTTCTTCGTGATACGTCTTCTGATAATAATAGACATCTTGCTTCGTTACCATACCGACAGGTCCAAACTGAGGACTCTGGAACGTCGCCACGTTACTGGTGGATGTCTTCGTTACATATTGGGCTGTATGTATTTCATCATTCATGACAACGAGTACACCTCGTTGTTTGGATTTATGATGTGACGCGACACGAATGGCACATATTAAATTATATAAACCATCAGAGCCGATTTCATTGCTTGATCTCATTGCACCGGTAAAAACAATGGGAACGGTGGTGTTGACACAAAGATCAACGAAGTAAGCTGTCTCTTCCAATGTATCTGTTCCGTGTGTGACAACAATTCCTGCATACGTACCATTGCTTGCTTTTTCCTTAATATAATTGGCTAAAGTCAGCATATGTGGTGGTGTAATATGTGGTGATGGCAGATGAAAGACGTTCTCTTCTTCAATGGAATGAGTTTTTAATAAGTCTGCGTTGGACAATGGGTGTGAATCTGTTTCTACGACACTGCCATCTGGGTTCTCTTTCATAGAGATTGTTCCACCTGTATGGATCACTAATGTTTTTTTCATTTTCCATCTTCCTTTTTTGATTCTTTTAACAAATACATTAAATATTATGGCATAATTGATTGGAGGTAGAAAGTAGGTGACAAGTTTGTTTGCTCTTATTTCCGTTTCAATTGCACCGGCTTTTGCACTAATGTCGTTTTTCTATTTAAAAGATAAATACGAACTAGAGCCGGTTTATGCAATTTTTAGAACATTTATCTACGGAGCACTATTAGTATTTCCAATTATGTTTATTCAATATGCATTTCAGGAAGAAGGAATAGGGCAAACGCCTTTCTTTCAATCCTATTTCATATATGGCTTATTTGAAGAGTTCTTTAAATGGTTTATTTTCATGTTTACTACTTATAAATATTCGAAATTTGATACTGTTTATGACGGTATTGTTTATGGTGCAGCGATTAGCTTAGGTTTCGCGACATTAGAAAATATTCTTTATTTGTTTGCACATGGTATCGAATTTGCAATCGGCCGCGCCTTATTTCCGGTGTCATCACATGCTTTGTTTGGTGTAATCATGGGATATTATCTCGGAAGAGCGAAGTTCGCGAAGCGTTATACACCTCTATTAATCTGCTTGGCATTTCTGATTCCAGCATTTCTACATGGCACATATGATTTCATCTTAGAAATCATACAGAAACGATGGATATACGGTTTAATGCCATTTATGGTAATACTCTGGCTGTTAGGTCTTCGAAAAGTAAAAATTGCAAATGAAATCACACAACATCAAATTAATTGAAGAAGTCTTTAAATGAGACTTCTTTTTTTATGAATAAATTTTCTTTTTTATTAAAAGCTATCCATATCATCAATCCATTTTGACTAGTTATGGAGGGTCAACGAAAATGAAAAATAAAATATTAATATGTCTTTTCATACTTACCATTAGTTCGTTTGGTTTCATTAATTCAGAGAAAGATCAGCTGGATGCTTTTTCGAATCAAGTCATTCAACAAGGGGCAACAGGTGATGACGTAATTGAACTACAGGCAAGACTTCAATATTTAGCTTTTTATAATGGCAAAATTGATGGTGTATTTGGTTGGGGTACGTATTGGGCACTACGTAATTTTCAATATGAATTCGGAATGGAAATTGATGGTCTGGCAGGTGCAGCCACCAAGCAAAAATTAGCGGATGCGAGTGAATTTGACAGGGACTATGTATATGAACAAATTAGGAAAGGTAATGATTTTACTCATTACGGTGGAGTCGATAATGACAAACAGTCCAAACCTAATAACAACAATACATCGTCAGGATCTGGAAGTTCTGGAGGAACAAGTGGATCTGACTCTGGATCAGGTGATTCCGATCAGCAGCAGGATACGAATGAAACAACGGATGAAGACCTTGAACCAAGTGCTGTCAATATGCCACAAGGATTCTCGCAGAATGATATTCAAATCATGGCTAACGCCGTATACGGTGAAGCAAGAGGGGAGCCGTACGAAGGTCAGGTAGCAGTTGCTTCTGTTATTCTTAATCGCGTAGAAAGTCCAAGTTTTCCTAATACGGTTTCAGGTGTCATTTTTGAACCAAGAGCATTTACTGCTGTAAGTGACGGGCAAATATGGCTAACGCCAAATGATCAAGCAAAAAAGGCAGTACTTGATGCGATTAACGGATGGGATCCAACGGGAGAAGCGATCTATTACTTTAATCCAGATACTGCGACTTCGGCATGGATATGGTCGAGGCCACAAATAAAACGGATAGGTAAGCACGTATTCTGTATGTAATTTTTCGGAGGTGAAAACATGTTTCGATGGCTATTTATTACCGTATTGAGTATAGGAATTATCGGTGTCTCCGTATGGGGATACCAAGAACATCAAGAAAAAAATGCTGTATTAATCCAGGCAGAAAATAATTATCAACGGTCATTTCATGATCTAACCTATAATCTGGACTTGCTTCATGACAAAATCGGTTCCACGTTAGCGATGAATACAAGAGATCAATTATCTCCACAATTAGCAGAAATTTGGAGATTAACATCCATGGCACATAATGATGTTGGACAATTGCCACTAACGTTAATGCCATTTAACAAAACGGAAGAGTTTCTTTCCCAAATGGGGAATTTTAGTTATCGAACCGCTATTAGAGATTTAGAAAGCGAACCATTGTCAGAAGATGAGGTAGGCACACTAGAATCTCTCTATGAAATGTCAGGTAATATTGAATCAGAATTGCGAAAAGTACAAAACATGGTGTTAAATGATAATCTCAGGTGGATGGATGTACAGCTTGCATTAGTAAATAATGATGAGCAAGCGGACAACACCATTATTGATGGCTTTAAAACAGTAGAAAAAACAGTTGAAGGCTTTGAAGAAGGTAAGTTAAATGCAAGTATGATGGGAACTTCCAGCGATAAAGATGGATTTTCGATGTTAGGTGAATCGAAAATAACGGAAGAAGAAGCGAAACAGAAAATGAAGGATTTCCTGGAACTAAAGGATGATACAGAATTAACCATTGCTGCTACTGGTAAAGGAGCAAACGTCCCAATGTACAGTGGTTCATTCAAAGAATCGGAACGCTCCGGATATATAGATATTACTCAGCAAGGTGGTTACCCAGCCAGTCTCATGATTAACCGGGAAGTAAGTGACACTAAAATCAGCTTGCACGAGGCAATGAATATTGCCAAGGACTATGTGTCAAAATTAGACCTTGCTTCTGAGGTTGCAATGGTCGAGAGTAATCAGTATGACAATGTCGGTGTTTTTCAATTTGTTCCGAATGTAAATGATGTCTGGATATACCCAGATGCTATTCAGGTAAAGGTTGCCTTAGACAACGGCGATGTCCTAGGATTTGTAGCAAAAGATTATTTGGAGAACTATCATGAAAGAGATATTGCAGAACCTGCGATAACAGAGGAAGAAGCAAGTGATAAAGTAAATCCTAACCTGGAAATCCAGGAAAATCATATCGCGATTATTGAAGATGATATGGGAGAGGAAGTTCTCACATACGTATTTTTAGGGACGTTAAATCAGGACACGTACCGGATTTTTATCAATGCAGAAAACGGCAGTGAAGTTAGAGTAGATAAATTAAAGCAAGCTGAGATAAAATATTAAGAAAAGTGCAAGCGTCCGTTTAGAAACGTAGCGACTGGACGGCATTAACTGAGATAAAGGAATCATGGTGAGCAAGTGATGTAGATGATGACTTTCGCCCAAAGGCATAAGGGTGACTAGGCCTCTGGTTATTACCAATCGGCAAGTCTTCTTTATCGCAGGGCGATGCAGGAAGTCGCCTAGTTTCTGGGCGCCGGAGTGGACATGGCTGTTCATGTTAGAAAGTGATACAAAACCTTAAAATTTTATACTTTCTGGTAAAAAAGAAAGAAGGTCTTTTCCTTCTTTCTTTTTTTTGCGATAATAGGGACAAAGGATTATTCTCTAATTGCGTGTTTTTTAAATAATACATAGAAAGAGGTAAAAAATTGGTTAGAATTGGTTCCTTTATACAACTTGAAGAAGTAAAAAATAAAAATAAAACGTATAAATGCCGGGTGATTGATCGAAAACAAGATAAACTGTACATCGATTATCCAATTGATGTGCAAACAAATCGGACGCAGCTATTCCCGGTCGGCAGCGAATTCCAGGCACTTTTCACCGAAAATTATTCTCTGTTTAGTTTTCCATCACAAATTATCGGAAAAGCTAATATCAATAATATTCCAACCTTAATTATGAACTTTGATAAAGAACAATTGAAGAAGATCCAGCGCCGTGAATTCGTAAGGGTTGAATCACTGCTCGACATATCTGTGCGCAGCAGGAATCAGGAACCTTCATTTGTACCGTTTACATCGGTCACCCATGATATTAGTGGTGGTGGATTATCAATCTTAATTAAAAATAATTTGGTCATAAATGAAGGCGAAATGTTGGATATTATGTTAGTATTACCTTTAGATAATGAGATAGAATATCTTCATCTTATTGGAACGGCAATTCGTATACATAGCATTTGTGAAAATAACAACATACTATCGGTTAAATTTGTGGAAATTGATAAGAAGGATCAACAACATATTATCCGGTACTGTTTCATCAAACAACTAGAGAATCGCCGTAAAGGATTTATTCAGTAGGGAAGGAAGAAAAAAATGAACGAAAATAAGAAATTAGCCATCGCGATAGATGGACCTGCAGCTGCGGGAAAGAGTACCGTTGCAAAGCTGGTAGCCAAGCATCTCGGCTATGTTTATATTGATACAGGCGCTATGTACAGGTCTTTAACCCACTCTGTACTAAAACATAAAATCGATGTAAACAATCATGTACAAGT includes the following:
- a CDS encoding YpdA family putative bacillithiol disulfide reductase; translated protein: MQQEKAIVIGAGPCGMSAAIELQNIGIDPLLIEKGNIVDAIYQYPTHQTFFSSSDKLEIGDVAFVTEKNKPVRNQALAYYRTVAIRKKLRINSFEEVIAIEHVNDQFEITTTNQYQEKKTYHATYCVIATGYYGQPNYLGIKGEELDKVHHYFKEAHPFYQQNVVVIGGKNSAVDATIELHKAGANVTVLYRGSEYSKSVKPWILPEFASLVNHEKITMEFNAEVEEISTHHITYHVNGERKKIDNDFVFAMTGYRPNHPFLEKAGISIEEDTGKPAYQPSTMETNVENIYIAGVIAAGFDNNGIFIENGRFHGGLIAASVQEKENS
- a CDS encoding RecQ family ATP-dependent DNA helicase, yielding MHDHKLEQYLQYYFGYSSFRKGQKAIIQSVLNKEHVFAVLPTGTGKSICYQLPAMMLDGTVIVVSPLLSLMEDQVKQLKANGFKKVAALNSMLTYQEKESILSRIGSYKLIYVSPEMLQSNRIIRKIKQLQINLFVIDEAHCISQWGHEFRPDYLRITAIHQTLGNPPLLALTATATPDVQRDIIKVLQLEQVSTFIYPMDKPNISLVLESVTQLHEKQERIAELVNTYRVPTLIYFSSREETAKVAAYLQSAVKDRSIAFYHGGLDNQDRLLIQQQFMNNQIDIVCCTNAFGMGINKKDIQLVIHYHIPSQIESFIQELGRAGREGQEVVSLTLFHESDAFIPRRLIESELPSLSLIKQQLDIIYQTEPTFEEVKQSFLLQANGVESQWRFFQYQLERLGLLRQANWQVKTISQQDVLEALEITMTERMGYKERKLSEMLQWVYTDHCRRNALFRHFQNDVQEPTFMCCSFCDFKWDHWQPEEMVREKTVQEWHQLLYELLYQGDQNEKQSRTTD
- a CDS encoding LysM peptidoglycan-binding domain-containing protein — translated: MRDDNMNEDQAASLRDQIERQQGQENDALPPRSEVHKNKKQKSKWKISFPLIRFMLILFIAIIVLIWTMRYWGEEYLSKAVQEKSDHSVEEVTIKSKSSTVEQLHQEVDLVTHVVRKMDSLFSISEQYYGTSEYVDIIIEANDIENRTLIVGQEITIPNINADSISSSLTD
- a CDS encoding flagellar brake protein, whose amino-acid sequence is MVRIGSFIQLEEVKNKNKTYKCRVIDRKQDKLYIDYPIDVQTNRTQLFPVGSEFQALFTENYSLFSFPSQIIGKANINNIPTLIMNFDKEQLKKIQRREFVRVESLLDISVRSRNQEPSFVPFTSVTHDISGGGLSILIKNNLVINEGEMLDIMLVLPLDNEIEYLHLIGTAIRIHSICENNNILSVKFVEIDKKDQQHIIRYCFIKQLENRRKGFIQ
- a CDS encoding asparaginase yields the protein MKKTLVIHTGGTISMKENPDGSVVETDSHPLSNADLLKTHSIEEENVFHLPSPHITPPHMLTLANYIKEKASNGTYAGIVVTHGTDTLEETAYFVDLCVNTTVPIVFTGAMRSSNEIGSDGLYNLICAIRVASHHKSKQRGVLVVMNDEIHTAQYVTKTSTSNVATFQSPQFGPVGMVTKQDVYYYQKTYHEEIFDISAVSKNVLLLKAYAGMPKELIEMLDPAKTDGLIIEGLGQGNVPPTIVPAIQHLLQHNVVVLLVSRCYKGIVQPTYQYEGGGRTLVDKGVIFANHLNGPKARLKLMLLLENHASHHEMIHAFKD
- a CDS encoding manganese catalase family protein — translated: MWYYEKKLQYPVKVSKCNPKLAKYLTEQYGGADGELSAALRYLNQRYTIPDKVVGLLNDIGTEEFAHLEMIATMIYKLTKDATPEELEAAGLGAHFVNHDHALYYQNAAGSPWTATYIQAKGDPIADLYEDIAAEEKARATYQWIIDISDDPFINDSLKFLREREIVHSQRFHEAVEILKEERDRKKIF
- a CDS encoding spore coat protein CotJB, which codes for MTHSRSMPDSYYQQLEQIQAIDFVLVELTLYLDTHPDDVDAINQFNQAAFQSRQLKNKFEEEFGPLMQFGQSYSGYPWNWKDAPWPWQV
- the ypeB gene encoding germination protein YpeB — encoded protein: MFRWLFITVLSIGIIGVSVWGYQEHQEKNAVLIQAENNYQRSFHDLTYNLDLLHDKIGSTLAMNTRDQLSPQLAEIWRLTSMAHNDVGQLPLTLMPFNKTEEFLSQMGNFSYRTAIRDLESEPLSEDEVGTLESLYEMSGNIESELRKVQNMVLNDNLRWMDVQLALVNNDEQADNTIIDGFKTVEKTVEGFEEGKLNASMMGTSSDKDGFSMLGESKITEEEAKQKMKDFLELKDDTELTIAATGKGANVPMYSGSFKESERSGYIDITQQGGYPASLMINREVSDTKISLHEAMNIAKDYVSKLDLASEVAMVESNQYDNVGVFQFVPNVNDVWIYPDAIQVKVALDNGDVLGFVAKDYLENYHERDIAEPAITEEEASDKVNPNLEIQENHIAIIEDDMGEEVLTYVFLGTLNQDTYRIFINAENGSEVRVDKLKQAEIKY
- a CDS encoding CPBP family intramembrane glutamic endopeptidase → MKNSQEQLIKKLSSKQLKQQIWLSQGLLLLLAITLMFIFFDSAAAFFNLLSWSWSQIVFYSLFSALIIVGIDIMTMYIFPKKWWDDGGVNEKIFKQGSYIEIIVLCFCIALVEEWLFRGIVQTQFGLWIASIIFALVHTRYLAKPFLFIAVILLSFWIGLVYQWTGNLTTVIALHFFVDLFLALLIRTRGVQHAR
- the sleB gene encoding spore cortex-lytic enzyme is translated as MKNKILICLFILTISSFGFINSEKDQLDAFSNQVIQQGATGDDVIELQARLQYLAFYNGKIDGVFGWGTYWALRNFQYEFGMEIDGLAGAATKQKLADASEFDRDYVYEQIRKGNDFTHYGGVDNDKQSKPNNNNTSSGSGSSGGTSGSDSGSGDSDQQQDTNETTDEDLEPSAVNMPQGFSQNDIQIMANAVYGEARGEPYEGQVAVASVILNRVESPSFPNTVSGVIFEPRAFTAVSDGQIWLTPNDQAKKAVLDAINGWDPTGEAIYYFNPDTATSAWIWSRPQIKRIGKHVFCM
- the prsW gene encoding glutamic-type intramembrane protease PrsW, which gives rise to MFALISVSIAPAFALMSFFYLKDKYELEPVYAIFRTFIYGALLVFPIMFIQYAFQEEGIGQTPFFQSYFIYGLFEEFFKWFIFMFTTYKYSKFDTVYDGIVYGAAISLGFATLENILYLFAHGIEFAIGRALFPVSSHALFGVIMGYYLGRAKFAKRYTPLLICLAFLIPAFLHGTYDFILEIIQKRWIYGLMPFMVILWLLGLRKVKIANEITQHQIN
- a CDS encoding spore coat associated protein CotJA, which codes for MSFTTTKCYSPYVSKFDPCKPIKTKCYSTPPNLYIGFQPKNLEQFPTAREALFAGTLWPCLYDDYPPRKERSDS